The DNA window TTAAATACGACGCGCGCAATCTTGGCGTTAATAATCATTTTGGCACACATAACACAGGGGAAGTGGGTGGTGTACAGCGTGCCGCCCCGAATGGACACCCCAGAAGAGGCCGCCTGGATGATAGCGTTTTGCTCGGCATGCATGCCGCGGCACAGCTCGTGGCGCTCGCCAGAGGCGATGCCCCGCTCTTCCCGCAGGCAGCCGATATCTGTGCAGTGCCGCAGCCCAGAGGGTGCGCCGTTGTACCCGGTAGTCAGAATACGGCGGTCATAAATGATAAGCGCCCCAATACGCCGCCGGCAACAGGTGCTGCGCTCTGCCACCACCTTGGTAATAGCCATAAAGTATTCATCCCAGCCGAGCCTCGTCATTTTGTGCCAAAGAGCCTGTCGCCGGCATCACCGAGGCCGGGTACTATGTAGGCGTGTTCATTAAGATGCGAATCTATGGCCGCCGTATATATCTCTACCTCGGGGTGTGCGCCGTGTACGGTGGCAATGCCCTCTGGGGCGGCAATCAAGCACATCAGCTTGATATTTGTGGCGCCCTTGCCCTTCAGGTAGTTTATAGCGGCGACAGCAGAGCCGCCCGTGGCCAGCATGGGGTCAAGGACAATAAGCTCTCTTTCGGCCACATCTGTCGGCAGCTTGGCATAGTACTCAACTGGGCTAAGCGTCTCTGGGTCGCGGTACAGGCCAATATGGCCGACTTTCGCCGTAGGAACAAGGCGGAGGAGCCCATTGACCATGCCTAGACCGGCCCTGAGAATGGGCACGATGCCTAGCTTCTTGCCCGAGAGCACTTTGCTATGCGTCTTTGCTACCGGTGTCTCTATAAGCACCTCTTCTAAAGGCAGGTTACGCGTCACTTCGTAGGCTAGGAGCATGGCCACTTCGTCAACTAACTCCCTAAACTCTTTGGAGCCGGTATGCTTGTCCCGGATAAAAGTCAGCTTGTGCTGGATAAGGGGGTGGTCTAGCAGGTAGACATTATTATCGCTACGCATAAAGCGGAAACTCAGCACACAAGGTGCCAACGCCCTTTATCACACTCGCGAGCACCACTTCATTGTCGCTGTTTTCCAGAGCATCGGCCACTAGGTCGGCAATCCTCGCCATAGCGCTTTCTGTCATGCCGCGCGAGGTCATGGCAGGGGTACCAATGCGAATACCGCTCGTGGTAAACGGACCTTCGGGGTCGAAGGGGATGGTGTTCTTATTTACCGTTATGCCGACGCTATCGAGGACTTTTTCGGCCTTCTTGCCCGTGAGCCCCTTGCTACGCAAGTCAACGAGCAGCAGATGGTTGTCAGTACCGCCCGACACCAGGTCAAAGCCACGCCGCAAGAGGCCCTCAGCCAGTGCTTTGGCATTGACTACAACCTGCTCTTGGTATGCGGCAAATTCTGGCAAGAGGGCTTCTTGGAAAGACACGGCCTTGGCGGCGATGGTGTGCATGAGCGGCCCGCCCTGCATGCCGGGAAAAACTGCTTTGTCGATGGCCTTGGCCCAGTCTGCCGTACAGATGATCATGCCACCACGTGGTCCACGTAGCGTCTTATGGGTGGTGGTAGTGACAAAGTCAGCAAAAGGAATAGGACTGGCATGGAGGCCGGCGGCCACGAGGCCCGCAATGTGGGCCATATCTACCATAAACAAAGATCCAGAGAGGGTGGCGATCTCTTTAAGACGCTTAAAATCTATTTTGCGTGGGTAGGCACTAGCCCCCGCCACGAGGAGCTTGGGCTTGTGCTCTAGAGCTAGCCGCTCCACTTCGCTGTAGTCGATAAAGCCGTCCGTACCGACCCCGTACGAGACAAAGTTGTAAAGCTGCCCCGAGAAATTGACGGGACTGCCATGGGTTAAATGCCCCCCATGTGAGAGATTCATGCCGAGCACCGTGTCGCCAGGCTTTAAGCAAGCAAAGTACACAGCCATATTGGCCTGTGCGCCGGAATGCGGCTGCACATTGGCATGGTCACCACCAAAAATACGCAGCGCACGTTGACGCGCGTAGTCTTCAGCCTTATCTACCACCTGGCACCCACCATAGTAGCGCTTGCCTGGGTATCCTTCAGCATACTTGTTGGTCAGCACTGAACCCATGGCCTCTAGCACGGCCCGCGAGACAAAATTCTCAGAGGCAATCAACTCTAAGTGATGCTGCTGACGCACAAGCTCCTCATCAAGCACCGCTGCGATCTCGGGGTCAATTAACTTTAAACTCACTGTCATCCGCTCCTCTACATGTCTTGTTAATCGTCTCTTGTTCAGCTATTTTTTGCAGTCGCAAGGCGTGTTTTCCGCCCGCAAACTCATTCTCTAGCCAAGCTGTGACAATCTCAAGGGCCAAACCAACGCCCACAATCCTTTGCCCCAGACATAAAACATTAGCGTCATTATGCTGACGCGACATCTTGGCCGAATAGGTGTCGTGACAGAGGGCGGCGCGCACACCACAGCGCTTATTGGCAGCAATCGACATGCCAATGCCCGAACCACAAATTAAGATACCAAGATCAGCTTCTACACCAACTACATCGTCGCAAACTAATGCTGCAAAATCTGGGTAGTCGACAGAAAGCTCACTGAAGCACCCGCGGTCCTGTGTTTCGTGCCCTAGGCGAGAGAGTAGGCCTAAAATTTCTTGCTTGAGCGGGTACCCAGCGTGGTCACATCCGAGCGAGATCCTCACCACTTAACACCTGCCTCACCAATAATCCAAACTATATTCTATCATAACTAAGTCCTAGACGCGCCCTCAGGAAGTCTCTTTTAGTTTTTCTTGTACCTTGGCTAAGAGCAATTCTATCTCTTCCGCACTTTGCAGGTAGATGTCTTCGCCCTGCCCAAAAGGGTCGGCTACGTCGGATGAGGCGAGAAAAGCCTCTACTTTCTCAATTTCTTGCCGTTCACGGTAGAGAAGTTCCCTAAGTTGCCCTTGCATTTCCACCAGCTGTTCCTCCACAGCCTGCAACTCGGCTAAAAGCTCGCTGCGTCTAATTTGCAGATCGGCAATGTTGGGGGAGTTTTTAAGAGCAAACTGACGTCGCTTCTCGTCCACAGACGCATAGAGCGCATGAAGTCTGGCCGTAATTTCTTGCTTGTCCGCCTCGCTTAAAGCAAAGTCTTTAATGGTATGTATCTTGCCCTTAGCAGCAGGAAAACGCTCGCAGACCACCTCTTTGTGCCGCTTAGTCATGGTCAGTACCATGTCTGCCCACTCCACCATTTCTTCCGTGATCATTTGTGCCCGGTGCTCGGCTAAATCTATCCCTCTCTTGCCCATCACCAGAGTCGCCCCGCGCGAGGCCTGCGCCCCTGTTTCTGCCGCCACACCAGCTGAACGCACGGTGTCGTTACCGCTACGTTTAAACATAGCCTCCGCCATGGTGCTACGGCAGGTGTTCCCTGTGCAGACGAAAAGAATCTTCATGCTTGTCCTCCTATGACTTGTGATGCGGCCTTGTAGAGGCGATTCATGACCGCCTCACCGAGCCCCTTACTTTCGATTCCTTCGACCAAAATTCTCTCCACCCCTAGACTATCAGCTTCTCTTAAGTAGGCATAGAGTCTCTGCGCGGCTAAATCCACACTTCCCCTTTCTCCCAACGTAAACTTGTGTACATTGGCGGGCAAACCATCTAAGGTATCGGCATAGGCGATAACTGCCGTGCTCAAATCGCGAGCTAAGGAGGCCGCAATTTCATCTCGGTTCGCTTTTACATATAGAATTAGCTGAGCCTCCGGAGCGTAATGTACATACTTCATACCAGGCGCCTCTGGAACGCCCTCGGTCTCTGTCGAAAGCATGACCGGAAGCTTGGCCACCTCTTCTAACATGGAGCGGGTTACAGAGCCCGGCCGTAACACGACAATGCGGTCAGAAAAGACCCTGATTACTGTTGACTCAAGCCCCACCGTTGTCTCACCGCCGTCTAGCAAGGCGTCAATCCGGCCCACTAAATCTTGGGCCACGTGCTGGGCTGTGGTGGGGCTCGGGCGACCAGAAATATTGGCGCTTGGCGCCACGAGAGGAACACCTGTCGCGGCAATGAGCTTTAGCGCGAGGGGATTGCTCGGCATGCGCACGCCAACTGTGTTGCGCCCCGCTGTGACGAGAGGAGACACCGCCTCCTGCTTGTTTAGAACTAGGGTCAAAGGTCCCGGCCAAAAGGCCATCATCAACTTCTCTTCGGTAGGGCTAAACTCCCGCGCCACGAGGGCAAGTTCACGAGGATGCGAGATGTGCACGATGAGAGGGTTGTCACTAGGCCTACCCTTAGCGGCAAAGATTTTCTTTATGGCCACCTCGCTGTCATAGCGTGCCCCTAGACCGTAAACCGTTTCAGTCGGAAAAGCCACCACGCCGCCCTCCTTAAGGATCTCCGCGGCAGCCTGCACATCTTTTTCTGGGACGCTGCCCCACTGGGCTGAAAAAATGAACATCATTGTCACCTGCTTAAGTTTTGCTCTTTCTATTTTACCACGACTTGTTTCCAATATGTTCTCTATCCACGCTACGCGAGCCTCTCTCGTTTCTCTCGCTTCTCATTTTCATCACTAAGGTGTATACTAATACAAACATATGTTTGGAGAGAAGCTCATGCGTCAGATTATCCATCTCGATATGGATGCTTTTTTTGCGTCCGTGGAGCAGCTAGATTTTCCCCATTTGCGCGGCAAGCCTGTGATTGTCGGTGGTGCCCCCAATGAGCGGGGAGTCGTCTCCACTTGTTCTTACGAGGCCCGCAAATTTGGCGTGCACTCCGCCATGCCTCTCAGCGAAGCTTATCGGCGTTGCCCGCACGGCATCTTTGTGCACGGCAGAGGTAGACGCTACCGCGAGATATCGCAACAAGTCTTTGCCATTATGGCCGCATTCTCCCCTCTCTTTGAGCCTGTTTCTATCGATGAGGCCTTTCTCGATGTCACTCACTCGCAAAACCTCTTTGGCACCGCTCCCCATATGGCGCGAACCATTCAAGAGCGCGTGCAGGCCGAACTACACCTCTCCTGCTCCTTAGGGGTAGCCCCCAATAAGTTTCTCGCCAAACTAGCGAGCGACCTCAAAAAGCCCGGCGGGCTGGTGGTTATTACGGAGCAACACGCTAAAGACATTCTCGCCCCCCTGCCGGTGGGCAAAATTTGGGGCGTGGGCGCGAAAACAGCGGCCGAGCTCCACAAACTCGGCCTAAAAACCATAGGAGACCTGCAAAAATGCGACGCTTCTTCTTTAGAGAGACGCCTAGGGGGCCATGGACGACACATTTGGCATCTCGCTCGAGGTGAGGATGACCGCGCCGTAGAAAGCTATGATGCGGTCAAATCAATTGGTCACGAGCACACTTTTGCTGTCGATGTAGCGGAGGTGGATGTCATCAGGGCCTCTCTCTTGTCTCTGGCGGCAAAAGTGGGCCGCCGCTTGCGCAAGCTGGGGTTACGAGCACGCGTAGTCCATTTAAAACTTCGCTACCTAGACTTTACTACCTACTCGCGCCAAACAACCTTACCCCTAGCTACCGACATCGATAGCGAGATTTTTGCTGTAGCCCGCAAACTATTCGACACCAACTTTGATGGGCGACCGGTGCGCCTCGTCGGGGTTTCGGCTCATCAACTGGTGGGAGAGGGAGAGCGCGAAGAACAGCTTGACCTCTTCGTACCGCGTAGCGAAAAGAGCCGCCAAGTGGCAGCCGTAATGGACAAAATTAAGGACCGTCACGGTGAGAAAAGCATTACTTACGGCCTAATCACCGAGCATGAAGAATAAAACCGCCAGAGTCCTGCGGAACTCGGGCGGTTTATCTTTTAGACATTTATCTTGCCTTGCCTAATCAAAGGAAGGAGCGCCACCAAGAGCGACCCAACTACAAACCCTGCCAGGACCAACTCGGGCACGCCATGGGTAAGGGCAATGGTCCATGCTGCTGTCGGGGTGAGGTACCCTCGCCATACCGCCAAAAGCAAAGTGCCCGCGGTGTTAGTAAAAGTACCCACAACGCCAGCCACAATTCCGGCCACACCTAAACCACCCAGTAGACCCTTCCCGGCGGGTAGGTACTGTGCTGTGAGCTTACGCACACCGCGAAAGGCCAGCCAGGCAAAAAGCCCGATGACTAAACGTGCGGGTATCACCACCAAGGGGTCAGCCATAAAGCGCAAACTAAAGAGCCCAAACAAGAGCCCCACAAAGGCACCTACCAGCGGCCCTTCCAACACCCCGGCTATAATTACCGGCACATGCATAAAAGTAGCTGCCCCCGCAGGGGTTGGTAAGGCGATAAAACCCCAATTGGTTACACCTAGGACCACGGTCACGGCCGTGAGCAAGCCGGAAATAACGATTTGCCTCGTCGAAACTTTCATCTTCTTCTTTCCTCCGTTCTCGTTCCTCTCGGATACCAGACGCATGCATAGCGATTATCGAAACTCGGGTCGAGTCCCGCAGGGTATTCACCATTGGCTGTGAATACCCCAGGGTACTCGCCCTAGGGCGCGTGTGGCAGCCACCCATATGCCCGTAAGCGAAAGATGGGGTTCATAGACGTCCACCACATCTCGCAAACCATCTTGCAGAAAGGCACCAATGCCCCCCGTCAGCACGACGCGCAACCTGCCTTGTTCTTCTTGCACGCGGCGAATCATACCGCGCACTAGTTCCAGATAGCCGTAGTAAATTCCTGCTTGCAGGCATTCTACAGTCGTCACATTGATAACACGGGGCGGTTTTTTCAAGGGCACCTCAGATAATAAGGCGGCACGCCGCGTCAGCGCTGCAAAAGACAACTCCATGCCGGGGACAATAGCCGTTCCACAGTAGACACCGCTCTTAATAACACAGAAAGTAGAGCCGGTGCCAAGATCCACATTAAGGCTATCCTGCCCCCACAACCACTGCGAGGCTAGTGCATTGACATAGAGGTCGGGGCCTAGCTCGGCATAGTTCACAGTGGCAAAAGTTAGACCGAGGTCATCCCGAACAGTGAGGACTTCCATGTCCCGCGGGAAAAGGGCCTGCTTAAGAGCCTCTGTTGCTTG is part of the Bacillota bacterium genome and encodes:
- a CDS encoding cytidine/deoxycytidylate deaminase family protein, whose translation is MTRLGWDEYFMAITKVVAERSTCCRRRIGALIIYDRRILTTGYNGAPSGLRHCTDIGCLREERGIASGERHELCRGMHAEQNAIIQAASSGVSIRGGTLYTTHFPCVMCAKMIINAKIARVVFNSDYPDRLGQELLAEAGLQVKRLGEAGAEE
- the upp gene encoding uracil phosphoribosyltransferase translates to MRSDNNVYLLDHPLIQHKLTFIRDKHTGSKEFRELVDEVAMLLAYEVTRNLPLEEVLIETPVAKTHSKVLSGKKLGIVPILRAGLGMVNGLLRLVPTAKVGHIGLYRDPETLSPVEYYAKLPTDVAERELIVLDPMLATGGSAVAAINYLKGKGATNIKLMCLIAAPEGIATVHGAHPEVEIYTAAIDSHLNEHAYIVPGLGDAGDRLFGTK
- a CDS encoding serine hydroxymethyltransferase — translated: MTVSLKLIDPEIAAVLDEELVRQQHHLELIASENFVSRAVLEAMGSVLTNKYAEGYPGKRYYGGCQVVDKAEDYARQRALRIFGGDHANVQPHSGAQANMAVYFACLKPGDTVLGMNLSHGGHLTHGSPVNFSGQLYNFVSYGVGTDGFIDYSEVERLALEHKPKLLVAGASAYPRKIDFKRLKEIATLSGSLFMVDMAHIAGLVAAGLHASPIPFADFVTTTTHKTLRGPRGGMIICTADWAKAIDKAVFPGMQGGPLMHTIAAKAVSFQEALLPEFAAYQEQVVVNAKALAEGLLRRGFDLVSGGTDNHLLLVDLRSKGLTGKKAEKVLDSVGITVNKNTIPFDPEGPFTTSGIRIGTPAMTSRGMTESAMARIADLVADALENSDNEVVLASVIKGVGTLCAEFPLYA
- the rpiB gene encoding ribose 5-phosphate isomerase B yields the protein MVRISLGCDHAGYPLKQEILGLLSRLGHETQDRGCFSELSVDYPDFAALVCDDVVGVEADLGILICGSGIGMSIAANKRCGVRAALCHDTYSAKMSRQHNDANVLCLGQRIVGVGLALEIVTAWLENEFAGGKHALRLQKIAEQETINKTCRGADDSEFKVN
- a CDS encoding low molecular weight protein arginine phosphatase, whose protein sequence is MKILFVCTGNTCRSTMAEAMFKRSGNDTVRSAGVAAETGAQASRGATLVMGKRGIDLAEHRAQMITEEMVEWADMVLTMTKRHKEVVCERFPAAKGKIHTIKDFALSEADKQEITARLHALYASVDEKRRQFALKNSPNIADLQIRRSELLAELQAVEEQLVEMQGQLRELLYRERQEIEKVEAFLASSDVADPFGQGEDIYLQSAEEIELLLAKVQEKLKETS
- a CDS encoding threonylcarbamoyl-AMP synthase produces the protein MFIFSAQWGSVPEKDVQAAAEILKEGGVVAFPTETVYGLGARYDSEVAIKKIFAAKGRPSDNPLIVHISHPRELALVAREFSPTEEKLMMAFWPGPLTLVLNKQEAVSPLVTAGRNTVGVRMPSNPLALKLIAATGVPLVAPSANISGRPSPTTAQHVAQDLVGRIDALLDGGETTVGLESTVIRVFSDRIVVLRPGSVTRSMLEEVAKLPVMLSTETEGVPEAPGMKYVHYAPEAQLILYVKANRDEIAASLARDLSTAVIAYADTLDGLPANVHKFTLGERGSVDLAAQRLYAYLREADSLGVERILVEGIESKGLGEAVMNRLYKAASQVIGGQA
- the dinB gene encoding DNA polymerase IV; translation: MFGEKLMRQIIHLDMDAFFASVEQLDFPHLRGKPVIVGGAPNERGVVSTCSYEARKFGVHSAMPLSEAYRRCPHGIFVHGRGRRYREISQQVFAIMAAFSPLFEPVSIDEAFLDVTHSQNLFGTAPHMARTIQERVQAELHLSCSLGVAPNKFLAKLASDLKKPGGLVVITEQHAKDILAPLPVGKIWGVGAKTAAELHKLGLKTIGDLQKCDASSLERRLGGHGRHIWHLARGEDDRAVESYDAVKSIGHEHTFAVDVAEVDVIRASLLSLAAKVGRRLRKLGLRARVVHLKLRYLDFTTYSRQTTLPLATDIDSEIFAVARKLFDTNFDGRPVRLVGVSAHQLVGEGEREEQLDLFVPRSEKSRQVAAVMDKIKDRHGEKSITYGLITEHEE
- a CDS encoding ECF transporter S component, with product MKVSTRQIVISGLLTAVTVVLGVTNWGFIALPTPAGAATFMHVPVIIAGVLEGPLVGAFVGLLFGLFSLRFMADPLVVIPARLVIGLFAWLAFRGVRKLTAQYLPAGKGLLGGLGVAGIVAGVVGTFTNTAGTLLLAVWRGYLTPTAAWTIALTHGVPELVLAGFVVGSLLVALLPLIRQGKINV
- a CDS encoding type III pantothenate kinase, which gives rise to MLIAVSIGNTRTNIGYLDEQGRVLSVMAQATTRHADEYSGLAKQLAPLARVVCASVVPQATEALKQALFPRDMEVLTVRDDLGLTFATVNYAELGPDLYVNALASQWLWGQDSLNVDLGTGSTFCVIKSGVYCGTAIVPGMELSFAALTRRAALLSEVPLKKPPRVINVTTVECLQAGIYYGYLELVRGMIRRVQEEQGRLRVVLTGGIGAFLQDGLRDVVDVYEPHLSLTGIWVAATRALGRVPWGIHSQW